One Candidatus Krumholzibacteriota bacterium genomic window carries:
- a CDS encoding DUF11 domain-containing protein: protein MRRSLSIVVLLLVVTAGASSAFAGGPALVGDMAAHKIVLNDEKGEVAVPAEQVYPEDVVEYTLRYRNSGDAPAAGVALVGPVPQGTDYLDRTATDVDGLRPIFSIDDGKTYSEAPVTYVVLTKDGGEERREATPDMYTHVKWVMGNALDVGGEVTVTYRVRVK, encoded by the coding sequence ATGAGAAGGAGTCTCTCGATCGTGGTGCTCCTTCTCGTCGTGACGGCCGGCGCGTCGTCCGCGTTCGCCGGGGGCCCCGCCCTCGTCGGCGACATGGCGGCGCACAAGATCGTTCTGAACGACGAGAAGGGCGAGGTCGCGGTACCGGCCGAGCAGGTCTACCCCGAGGACGTGGTGGAGTACACGCTCCGCTATCGCAACTCGGGCGACGCCCCCGCAGCGGGGGTCGCGCTCGTCGGTCCCGTCCCGCAGGGCACCGACTACCTCGACCGGACCGCCACCGATGTCGACGGGCTGCGCCCGATCTTCAGCATCGACGACGGCAAGACGTACAGCGAGGCCCCGGTCACGTACGTGGTTCTCACGAAGGACGGCGGGGAGGAACGCCGCGAGGCGACCCCCGACATGTACACGCACGTGAAATGGGTCATGGGCAACGCGCTCGATGTCGGCGGCGAGGTAACGGTCACCTACCGCGTGCGGGTGAAGTGA
- a CDS encoding OmpA family protein, giving the protein MTRERRTRRTVLDGNAGMALLLFLVVAVRLFACPAPAGAQVAPAGAVVSSASTATYRLGEGELTARSNEIAFHVLPVFGPLLFPDGTAAAPAATGRAFAGETVFFSFTLANAGNAADRFDLAVDCASPSAFVPAATVVYLDADRDSVLDPGETAVTSIGPLGIGEEAAILLAATLPAGLTGDERCHLDLRARSRGDTSLVDAGNVVRIEARREARVPILLAADVDAVLPGEEIRYTIAFENAGERAAADVVVADFIDYGGMGLGTAIVPGSVSATLPGVVEYLDAADLEWTDVSPAAGEVRGVRLRLESLSPGGAGELAFSVRVRENRERGEVLNAATIDFTGGDARLYTLSSNETAVLVGPVSAIFVGPAGDPAAEGDADRVVVSMTGADSLYTFRHEILNDGNFADTLVVALADSALVPAGWEVVFVDSAGLPLPALSAFTARAGVVPRGETSVVGLQLAASPEAFRRFAGRELAFDVEARSIVPDGSRDRVRDVLVKTGLPTVSIVQSIREPTAMAGDIVSFIVLVENLTDETAVDSVIVVENLSPALGWAGGSDEPERRGNVLRFRVGRLEPGEKREIVFRAIVTAGQERDHIVSNAWAYGVTELGERIADGPAAASVRVVEGIFTRRGTILGCVFLDADADGRRGGEERGLAGAAVFIEDGTRAVTDSAGLYSIPGVLEGTHVVRLDPSSIPDSLAAASAGYFGLGEEGELILTLAPSGSRRADFPVVDPSTERGEAAFAAIEGNAQAAAGGGGRDAPVADSTSVAGRRTTGAPPGGTGPEWTETTGFEALTISSAQFAPGSADLEDIPLREIAALGLWLREHDGWSVLVEGHTDSIPISTAEFPSNFVLSVGRARAVAQILLMNGIPEDRVDFTGHGPRRPVAPNDTPEGRASNRRVEITAVPPSGYAGEDPGLPAILAAPDTTTFSLADDSGVCEEIVRPDEGRLFHTRDAIDVELSAPLTAEVDLYVNNVPVGREKIGQKRIDVGTRTLGLVYHDVKIAPGRNDILVVVRRPGAEQTTCVRRVWLAGRPAGIVPERERIAVPADGKTAPELVFLVMDEHGLPVRDGIFLDVEGPGELVAACDVNPHRPGTQVATSKGRAVVTLPPMRGERREKVHVSLDALESGCRVAWEAPLREWFLLGYGEASAGWSGLDGRMPVNTAERLHDGLFAEGKIALFGQGEVRSGHLATVALDTRPYREDRLFDTIEPDRYYPLYGDASELEYNAASRSGTYARLDHARYTAMFGDFRTGLGRTEFTRYHRAFNGLSGEGRFDRGRVAGFVTRTDQSVHQEEIPADGTSGFYFLRRYPLVENSEKIRLEVRDRYRPERVLRVDDKQRHRDYDINYLDGTILFKEPLRSTDEDLNPVTIVVSYECRDAEANNFIYGMRAEVSPADSLLLGVTAVLEEEGEENASLVGFDVAGPLRPGVRLESEYAHSETFLLGGADAFRARLRGNHAEAISWEAYFRDIDGNFFNPSFSGGKTELGSRKVGGRFGLRFDRRLSIAASGYEHRFRERDERRGYWDLVGRWREGGLRADLGLAGASHGETGEGTHDALLFRAGAGLERGRMKGELQLDQIVAGDEVEEYPNRLQAKLSWKLWRGLAADLRHEYRTGGRSGTRHLTQFGLESRITDDLNAFSRYRLEGAAGGERGQATVGLENRFRLSPALTGTVSAERLATVSGKDDEDFLAVATGWVWTPSDEAVKLKGDYEIRLEESRRKHLLNLAALRRLGGGWAALATGDLWYDDENDGADRIKGKSTLGLSMRAGTRPLVFLGLVRTNWEKNSPAHPDAVDRVLETSIEANWRPVPCWEIEGKTAARWVENTFRSWTASSSSFLWQAHVVRTFGRRWDIGATLRVVHQVETGTLRWGGGLEAGRVLAGNVWLGAGYDLGGHRNDDSPDNDFTRHGFHVTLKMKFDEKIMRLFHGM; this is encoded by the coding sequence GTGACGAGAGAGAGACGCACAAGGCGGACGGTACTCGACGGGAACGCGGGGATGGCCCTCCTGCTGTTCCTGGTGGTCGCGGTCCGCCTTTTCGCGTGCCCGGCGCCCGCCGGCGCCCAGGTCGCCCCCGCCGGTGCCGTCGTCTCGAGCGCCTCCACCGCCACCTACCGCCTCGGCGAGGGGGAGCTCACCGCCCGCTCCAACGAGATCGCCTTCCACGTGCTGCCCGTCTTCGGGCCGCTGCTTTTCCCCGACGGCACCGCCGCCGCTCCCGCCGCCACGGGGCGCGCCTTCGCCGGGGAGACCGTCTTCTTTTCCTTCACGCTGGCCAACGCGGGAAACGCCGCCGACCGCTTCGATCTCGCCGTCGACTGCGCGAGCCCCTCCGCCTTCGTCCCCGCCGCGACAGTCGTCTATCTCGACGCCGACCGGGACAGCGTCCTCGACCCCGGCGAGACCGCCGTCACCTCGATCGGACCGCTCGGCATCGGCGAGGAGGCCGCCATCCTCCTCGCGGCGACGTTACCGGCGGGTCTCACGGGCGACGAGCGGTGCCATCTCGACCTGCGTGCCAGATCGCGTGGGGACACGAGCCTCGTCGACGCGGGAAACGTCGTCCGCATCGAGGCCCGCCGCGAGGCGCGCGTGCCGATCCTGCTCGCCGCCGACGTCGACGCCGTCCTGCCGGGGGAGGAGATCCGTTACACGATCGCCTTCGAGAACGCCGGCGAACGCGCGGCGGCTGACGTCGTCGTGGCCGACTTCATCGACTACGGCGGGATGGGGCTCGGGACCGCCATCGTGCCCGGCTCCGTCTCGGCGACCCTTCCCGGCGTCGTCGAGTATCTCGACGCCGCCGATCTCGAGTGGACCGACGTCTCGCCGGCCGCCGGCGAGGTACGGGGCGTTCGCCTGCGCCTCGAGAGCCTTTCGCCGGGGGGCGCAGGCGAGCTCGCCTTCTCCGTGCGCGTCCGCGAAAACCGTGAGCGGGGGGAGGTGCTGAACGCCGCCACGATCGACTTCACCGGCGGCGATGCCCGCCTCTACACCCTCTCCTCGAACGAGACGGCCGTCCTCGTCGGCCCGGTGAGCGCCATTTTCGTCGGTCCCGCCGGTGATCCCGCCGCCGAGGGCGACGCCGACCGTGTCGTCGTCTCGATGACCGGCGCGGACAGCCTCTACACCTTCCGCCACGAGATCCTGAACGACGGCAACTTCGCCGACACCCTCGTCGTCGCCCTCGCCGACTCGGCCCTCGTCCCCGCCGGCTGGGAGGTCGTCTTCGTCGACTCGGCCGGCCTGCCGCTGCCGGCCCTCTCCGCCTTCACCGCCCGCGCCGGGGTCGTTCCGCGCGGCGAGACGAGCGTCGTGGGACTCCAGCTCGCCGCCTCTCCCGAGGCCTTCCGGCGCTTCGCCGGCCGCGAGCTGGCCTTCGATGTCGAGGCGCGGTCGATCGTGCCCGACGGCTCGCGCGACCGCGTGCGCGACGTGCTCGTCAAGACGGGTTTGCCGACGGTCTCGATCGTCCAGTCGATCCGCGAGCCGACGGCGATGGCGGGCGACATCGTCTCATTCATCGTCCTCGTCGAGAACCTCACCGACGAGACGGCCGTCGACAGCGTCATCGTCGTCGAGAACCTCTCGCCGGCCCTCGGCTGGGCGGGGGGAAGCGACGAGCCCGAGCGCCGGGGGAACGTCCTGCGCTTCCGTGTCGGCCGCCTCGAGCCGGGCGAGAAGCGCGAGATCGTCTTCCGCGCGATCGTCACGGCGGGGCAGGAGCGCGACCACATCGTCTCGAACGCCTGGGCGTACGGCGTCACCGAACTCGGCGAGCGGATCGCCGACGGCCCCGCCGCCGCCTCGGTCCGCGTCGTGGAGGGGATCTTCACCCGCCGCGGGACGATCCTCGGGTGCGTCTTCCTCGACGCCGACGCGGACGGCCGCAGAGGCGGGGAGGAGCGCGGTCTCGCCGGGGCCGCCGTCTTCATCGAGGACGGCACCCGCGCCGTCACGGACTCGGCCGGGCTCTACTCGATCCCCGGCGTGCTCGAGGGCACGCATGTCGTTCGGCTCGACCCCTCGTCGATCCCCGATTCGCTGGCCGCCGCCTCGGCCGGCTATTTCGGGCTCGGCGAGGAGGGCGAGCTCATCCTGACTCTCGCCCCATCCGGCAGCCGCCGGGCGGATTTCCCCGTCGTCGATCCGTCGACAGAGCGCGGGGAAGCGGCCTTCGCCGCCATCGAAGGCAACGCCCAGGCGGCCGCCGGGGGCGGGGGACGGGACGCGCCGGTCGCCGACTCGACGTCGGTGGCCGGTCGCCGGACGACAGGCGCGCCCCCGGGCGGAACCGGACCGGAGTGGACGGAGACCACCGGGTTCGAGGCCCTCACGATCTCGAGCGCGCAGTTCGCGCCGGGGAGCGCCGATCTCGAGGACATCCCCCTCCGGGAGATCGCCGCGCTCGGCCTCTGGCTGCGCGAACACGACGGCTGGAGCGTGCTCGTCGAGGGGCACACCGACAGCATCCCGATCTCGACCGCCGAGTTCCCCTCGAACTTCGTGCTCTCGGTGGGACGCGCGCGGGCCGTGGCGCAGATCCTCCTGATGAACGGCATCCCCGAGGATCGCGTGGACTTCACCGGTCACGGTCCGCGTCGGCCGGTGGCCCCGAACGACACCCCCGAGGGGCGCGCCAGCAACCGGCGCGTCGAGATCACCGCCGTGCCGCCATCCGGGTACGCGGGAGAGGATCCCGGGCTGCCGGCCATCCTCGCCGCCCCGGACACCACGACCTTCTCTCTCGCCGACGACTCGGGCGTCTGCGAGGAAATCGTCCGGCCCGACGAGGGACGGCTCTTCCACACGCGGGACGCCATCGACGTGGAGCTCTCCGCGCCCCTCACCGCCGAGGTCGATCTCTACGTCAACAACGTGCCGGTCGGCCGGGAGAAGATCGGGCAGAAGCGGATCGACGTCGGCACGCGGACGCTCGGGCTCGTCTACCACGACGTCAAAATCGCCCCCGGGCGGAACGACATCCTCGTGGTCGTCCGCCGGCCCGGCGCGGAGCAGACGACCTGCGTGCGGCGGGTCTGGCTCGCCGGCCGGCCCGCCGGGATCGTGCCGGAGCGCGAGCGGATCGCCGTTCCCGCCGACGGCAAGACCGCCCCCGAGCTCGTCTTTCTCGTGATGGACGAGCACGGCCTGCCGGTACGCGACGGGATCTTCCTCGACGTCGAGGGGCCCGGCGAGCTCGTCGCCGCCTGCGACGTCAACCCGCACCGGCCGGGGACGCAGGTGGCCACGTCGAAGGGGCGCGCCGTCGTGACGCTCCCGCCGATGCGCGGCGAGCGCCGCGAGAAGGTGCACGTCTCGCTCGACGCCCTCGAGAGCGGCTGCCGGGTGGCGTGGGAGGCGCCGCTCCGCGAGTGGTTCCTCCTCGGCTACGGCGAGGCGAGCGCGGGCTGGAGCGGTCTCGACGGCCGCATGCCGGTCAACACGGCCGAGCGCCTGCACGACGGCCTCTTCGCCGAGGGGAAGATCGCCCTCTTCGGGCAGGGGGAGGTGCGCAGCGGGCATCTCGCCACCGTCGCCCTCGACACGCGGCCGTACCGCGAGGACCGGCTCTTCGACACGATCGAGCCCGATCGCTACTATCCGCTCTACGGGGACGCGAGCGAGCTCGAGTACAACGCCGCCTCCAGGAGCGGCACCTACGCGCGGCTCGACCACGCGCGCTACACGGCGATGTTCGGCGATTTCAGGACGGGTCTCGGGCGCACCGAGTTCACCCGCTACCACCGCGCCTTCAACGGGCTGAGCGGCGAGGGACGCTTCGATCGCGGCCGGGTCGCCGGCTTCGTCACCCGCACCGACCAGTCGGTCCACCAGGAGGAGATCCCCGCCGACGGGACGAGCGGGTTCTACTTCCTCCGGCGCTACCCGCTCGTGGAGAACAGCGAGAAGATCCGTCTCGAGGTGCGCGATCGCTACCGGCCCGAGCGCGTCCTGCGCGTCGACGACAAGCAGCGGCACCGAGACTACGACATCAACTACCTCGACGGGACGATCCTCTTCAAGGAGCCCCTGCGTTCGACCGACGAGGACCTGAATCCCGTGACGATCGTCGTCTCCTACGAGTGCCGCGACGCGGAGGCGAACAACTTCATCTACGGGATGCGCGCCGAGGTGAGCCCCGCCGACAGCCTGCTCCTCGGCGTGACGGCGGTCCTCGAGGAGGAGGGGGAGGAGAACGCCTCCCTCGTCGGCTTCGACGTCGCCGGCCCGCTGCGGCCCGGCGTGCGCCTCGAGAGCGAGTACGCGCACAGCGAGACGTTCCTCCTCGGCGGCGCCGACGCCTTCCGCGCCCGGCTGCGCGGAAACCACGCGGAGGCGATCTCCTGGGAGGCGTACTTCCGCGACATCGACGGCAACTTCTTCAACCCCTCCTTCTCCGGCGGCAAGACCGAGCTCGGTTCCCGGAAGGTCGGCGGCCGGTTCGGCCTGCGCTTCGACCGCCGCCTCTCGATCGCCGCCTCGGGGTACGAGCACCGCTTCCGCGAGCGCGACGAGCGCCGGGGATACTGGGACCTCGTCGGCCGCTGGCGGGAGGGCGGCCTCCGGGCAGACCTCGGCCTTGCCGGGGCGTCGCACGGGGAGACGGGCGAGGGGACGCACGACGCGCTGCTTTTCCGCGCCGGCGCCGGCCTCGAGCGGGGCCGCATGAAGGGCGAGCTGCAGCTCGACCAGATCGTCGCGGGCGACGAGGTGGAGGAGTATCCGAACCGCCTCCAGGCGAAACTCTCCTGGAAACTGTGGCGCGGCCTCGCCGCCGATCTCCGCCACGAGTACCGCACCGGCGGGCGGAGCGGCACGCGCCACCTGACGCAGTTCGGCCTCGAGTCGCGGATCACCGACGATCTCAACGCCTTCAGCCGCTACCGCCTCGAGGGGGCGGCGGGCGGCGAGCGCGGGCAGGCGACGGTCGGGCTCGAGAACCGCTTCCGTCTCTCACCCGCCCTGACCGGCACCGTCTCGGCCGAGCGGCTCGCCACGGTGAGCGGCAAAGACGACGAGGATTTCCTCGCCGTCGCCACCGGCTGGGTCTGGACGCCGTCCGACGAGGCGGTCAAGCTCAAGGGCGACTACGAGATCCGCCTCGAGGAGTCGCGGCGGAAGCATCTCCTCAACCTCGCCGCGCTCCGCCGGCTCGGCGGCGGCTGGGCCGCGCTGGCGACGGGCGACCTCTGGTACGACGACGAGAACGACGGGGCCGACCGCATCAAGGGCAAGAGCACCCTCGGGCTCTCGATGCGGGCGGGCACGAGACCCCTCGTTTTCCTCGGCCTCGTGCGAACGAACTGGGAGAAGAACAGCCCCGCCCACCCCGACGCGGTCGACCGGGTCCTCGAGACCTCGATCGAGGCGAACTGGCGTCCCGTGCCGTGCTGGGAGATCGAGGGGAAGACGGCGGCCCGGTGGGTGGAGAACACCTTCAGGTCGTGGACGGCGAGTTCCTCCTCCTTCCTCTGGCAGGCGCACGTCGTCAGGACCTTCGGCCGGCGGTGGGACATCGGCGCCACCCTCCGCGTCGTGCACCAGGTCGAGACGGGCACCCTCCGCTGGGGCGGCGGGCTCGAGGCGGGACGGGTCCTCGCCGGGAACGTGTGGCTCGGGGCCGGGTACGATCTCGGCGGCCACCGAAACGACGACTCGCCGGACAACGATTTCACGCGGCACGGCTTCCACGTGACGCTCAAGATGAAATTCGACGAGAAGATCATGCGGTTATTCCACGGCATGTAG
- a CDS encoding DUF11 domain-containing protein yields MTDGLTRRKEIGRAAGRVRLAAKTMRMPFAAAALLAALLAAAAPAASAELVAGGGFESGGFDPAWTHGAANVSGPTNPTWADHLVTLDLPFTGNYSALLGFKYARPQRRRYGFMEQDVAIPALVTGATLAFRYRQQGYDGIDRDPFVVEIRDPAGTVLEELVRASFGEVNYSFKDSGWIGVTADLSAYAGQTIRVHFRQRNGEDNEYETWAFVDDVSVVATRRVDLIAGGDGDDLFGLAGTGAGATFLQSGEGGETVSCLIGVENEGPGADSFTLSVSSPAGWTVVVFDGVAEHALPWTTPPVAPGGILALEARIAIPAGAAVGSYASILDAVSTTDARFVDSATLGVDVVPSSFLADLLVDGDGAGVVDPDGGGGYARTETAGSETIGFAIELRNDGAREDSFAVWWRTDAPLSATVADGGATRTSLFTTAPIPAGGAASYVLAVDVPGGLAGGDYGTVLYARSRSDALVRDAVTAVAGVVAPRLDMVIGGSGAGIVDLTGAGLGGSSTVAGTPGATVVFPVEIRNDGGLVDSFAVSWTGPGGGWTALLDDGAVAHALPWTTPAFLPGERRTLWLRVAIPGGAPYNTELTILDGVSEANPLVRESVTANVTVGSGNETDLLIDGDGDGIYGPAGSGLGGESAQTALPGETVLFLVEAQNEEGTDAFDLTWTAPTGWTVAAGDSTDGLRGVPAGLYLLSVTVPAGCLAGSWDVIVDGAKQDKPYFNDSVRGRVTVIASATGELDLVKSVDLPEAHPGDVITYTIEFTNPGLVDVREIEIADPLPAEVDLIMDAFGPGLDIEWVRGGAPVYLTADPSDADEALYDPATRTLRLVFSRQAPVVLAPGETGRIVYRALIR; encoded by the coding sequence ATGACGGACGGACTGACGAGACGGAAAGAGATTGGACGGGCGGCGGGCCGCGTGCGCCTCGCCGCGAAAACGATGCGCATGCCGTTCGCGGCCGCGGCGCTCCTCGCCGCGCTTCTCGCCGCCGCGGCGCCGGCCGCCTCCGCCGAGCTGGTCGCCGGCGGCGGCTTCGAGAGCGGCGGCTTCGACCCGGCGTGGACGCACGGTGCGGCGAACGTCTCCGGGCCGACGAACCCGACCTGGGCCGACCACCTCGTCACGCTCGACCTGCCCTTCACGGGTAATTACTCCGCGCTCCTCGGCTTCAAGTACGCCCGGCCGCAGCGGCGGCGCTACGGCTTCATGGAGCAGGACGTCGCGATCCCGGCCCTCGTCACCGGCGCGACGCTCGCGTTCCGGTACCGCCAGCAGGGCTACGACGGGATCGACCGGGACCCCTTCGTCGTCGAGATCAGGGACCCGGCCGGCACCGTCCTCGAGGAGCTCGTCCGGGCCTCCTTCGGCGAGGTGAACTACAGCTTCAAGGACAGCGGCTGGATCGGCGTGACGGCCGACCTCTCCGCCTACGCCGGCCAGACGATCCGCGTGCACTTCCGGCAGCGCAACGGCGAGGACAACGAGTACGAGACCTGGGCGTTCGTCGACGACGTCTCCGTCGTCGCGACGCGCCGGGTCGATCTCATCGCCGGCGGCGACGGCGACGACCTCTTCGGCCTCGCGGGCACCGGCGCGGGGGCAACCTTTCTCCAGAGCGGCGAAGGGGGGGAGACGGTCTCCTGCCTCATCGGCGTCGAGAACGAAGGTCCCGGCGCCGACTCCTTCACACTGTCCGTCTCTTCCCCCGCCGGCTGGACGGTCGTTGTCTTCGACGGCGTCGCCGAACACGCGCTCCCCTGGACGACCCCGCCGGTCGCTCCCGGGGGGATCCTCGCCCTCGAGGCGAGGATCGCGATCCCGGCCGGCGCGGCGGTCGGCTCGTACGCCTCGATCCTCGACGCCGTCTCCACGACCGACGCCCGGTTCGTCGATTCGGCAACGCTCGGGGTCGACGTCGTGCCGTCGAGCTTCCTCGCCGATCTCCTCGTCGACGGCGACGGCGCCGGCGTCGTCGATCCGGACGGCGGCGGCGGGTACGCCCGCACGGAGACCGCGGGAAGCGAGACGATCGGATTCGCGATCGAGCTGCGGAACGACGGCGCGCGGGAGGACTCCTTCGCCGTCTGGTGGCGGACGGACGCCCCCCTGTCGGCGACGGTCGCCGACGGCGGGGCCACGCGCACCTCGCTTTTCACGACCGCGCCTATCCCCGCGGGGGGCGCCGCGTCGTACGTGCTCGCCGTCGACGTGCCCGGCGGCCTCGCCGGCGGCGACTACGGGACGGTCCTGTATGCGCGCTCCCGCTCGGACGCGCTCGTTCGCGACGCCGTCACGGCGGTCGCCGGCGTCGTCGCCCCCCGCCTCGACATGGTGATCGGCGGGAGCGGCGCGGGGATCGTCGATTTGACCGGCGCCGGGCTCGGCGGCTCCTCGACGGTCGCCGGCACGCCGGGCGCGACGGTCGTCTTCCCCGTCGAGATACGCAACGACGGCGGGCTCGTTGATTCCTTCGCCGTCTCGTGGACCGGCCCCGGCGGCGGCTGGACGGCCCTCCTCGACGACGGCGCCGTCGCCCACGCCCTGCCCTGGACGACGCCGGCCTTCCTGCCGGGCGAGCGCCGGACCCTCTGGCTCCGCGTGGCGATCCCCGGGGGGGCGCCCTACAACACCGAGCTGACGATCCTGGACGGCGTCTCCGAGGCGAACCCGCTCGTTCGCGAGAGCGTGACGGCCAACGTAACGGTCGGCTCGGGGAACGAGACCGATCTCCTCATCGACGGCGACGGAGACGGGATCTACGGGCCGGCCGGCTCGGGTCTCGGCGGCGAGTCCGCGCAAACCGCCCTTCCCGGCGAGACGGTCCTCTTCCTCGTCGAGGCGCAGAACGAGGAGGGGACGGACGCCTTCGACCTCACGTGGACGGCTCCAACCGGCTGGACGGTCGCCGCGGGCGATTCGACCGATGGACTGCGCGGCGTGCCCGCCGGCCTCTACCTGCTGTCGGTCACCGTGCCGGCCGGTTGCCTCGCCGGCTCATGGGACGTCATCGTCGACGGAGCGAAACAGGACAAGCCCTACTTCAACGACAGCGTCCGGGGGCGGGTGACGGTGATCGCCAGCGCCACCGGCGAGCTCGATCTCGTCAAGAGCGTCGACCTGCCGGAGGCGCACCCGGGGGACGTCATCACCTACACCATCGAGTTCACCAACCCCGGCCTCGTCGACGTGCGGGAGATCGAGATCGCCGACCCGCTGCCCGCGGAGGTCGATCTCATCATGGACGCCTTCGGGCCGGGGCTCGACATCGAGTGGGTCCGGGGCGGCGCGCCCGTCTACCTCACCGCCGACCCGTCCGACGCCGACGAGGCCCTCTATGACCCGGCCACCCGCACGCTGCGCCTCGTGTTCTCGCGACAGGCCCCCGTCGTCCTCGCGCCGGGGGAGACCGGCCGGATCGTCTACCGCGCACTGATCCGGTAG